The sequence GGCTTCCACGCTGATCATGTTCGGCCTGATGTACCTCAACACGTTCGCCCTGGATCACGTCTGGTACAGCCAGACCCGGACCTGGATGGCGCTGCTGATGGGCGCAGTCATGGCCATCGTGATGCTCGGCTTCATGTGGGGCATGTACCGGAACCGGACCGCGAACGTGGTCATTCTGATAGCGGGTGCCGCCGTGTTCGCAATTTCGCTCTGGCTCGTTCGCAGCCAGGAGACGGTGTCCGACGTCGCCTACATGAAAGCGATGATCCCGCATCATTCGATCGCGGTGCTGACGAGCGAGCGCGCGCACATCCGCGATCCACGCGTGCGCAAGCTGGCTGACGGCATTATCGAGGCGCAAGTGCGGGAAATCGGCGAGATGGAACGTCTGATTGCCGACCTCAAGCAAAAGCCGGCGCCGGCCGATGCAAAGGACCTGCCGCCGAGACCGCCAACCTGAGCGGCGAGAGCGCGTTACTTCGCCGGCGCGGCCGGCGCATTCGAGCCCGTGGTGACGTTCGGCGCAGTGCTCGGGTTCGAGGTCGTTGTCTGCGGACCAATCTCGCGTCCATTGTAGAAGAACACGGCCGCGACCACGGCGATCACGAAGATCGCGCCGATTGCCCAGCCGATCGGACTGTTGCGGCGGGTTCCGTCAACCCTGCGGTCGTCATCCTGATAGGTCATGTCGCTCTCCATCATCCAGCGGAGAACCGCGCAGGATGGAAGGCGTTCCTAGAGCATGATCCGGAAAAGTGCGCAGCGGTTTTCCGAAAAGATCATGCTCAAACAACAACCTAAAGCGCGACGACGATTCGTCGCGCTTTAGCGCGTGCCGTAGGCGCGGTCGCCGGCGTC comes from Bradyrhizobium diazoefficiens and encodes:
- a CDS encoding DUF305 domain-containing protein; amino-acid sequence: MSYGRFAAMIAASTLIMFGLMYLNTFALDHVWYSQTRTWMALLMGAVMAIVMLGFMWGMYRNRTANVVILIAGAAVFAISLWLVRSQETVSDVAYMKAMIPHHSIAVLTSERAHIRDPRVRKLADGIIEAQVREIGEMERLIADLKQKPAPADAKDLPPRPPT